The segment TAGCTCTTTCTGTGagatccaaacagggcctttGTGTGACCACTTCGAGTGGCCTCCTCCATTGACAGTGTCGTGGATATTGGACTTTGGTGACCCGACGCTGACGCACTCAGAGAGTCACAGTTCATTAGGCATTGGATTCTCCCTGATCTGCTCTGTTTCTTCATCATCAGGCTTCAGTCAATCGTCTGCAAATTACTTTCCTTCCTCTGTTCCACTTCCATCCCGAATTAATCCCCTCTTAATTTCTCCGCACATTCTCTAGCTCTGAATTATATCCAAATCAGCCAGCCTTAATTTCTCCCTTAATTTCCTGCCACGCTTGGTGATTTTTTTTGTTGGCGATCACATCAGCGAGCGCGTCCACCTTTGACGAAAGCTGATAGAGTGACAGGTCTTTGTCTCCCACCTATTGGCACATTGTTTCCTCCGTTCTTGAACTGGAAGCTGGAAGGGTGAAGTTGTCTTGCACAGCAGCACAAGGGAgctgtggaggaggaggtggaggtgcAGCCATGGCGCACCTGCTGCTGCACGGCACTCTCGATGCCACCATCCTGGAGGCCGACCACCTCACCAACCCCACCCGCGCCACCGGCGGCGCCCCCGGGATTTTCCGCAAGGTAAAATCGGCCGACTCTATCTTGTCTTCATCGGAAATGCTAGCAGTAGCTTCCTTGCTTTGCTTCGTTCGGATTCGAGATCTGTGGCTCGTCTGATTCGTTCGTGCCGCGCGTGTAGTTCGTGGAGGGATTCGAGGAGTCGCTCGGCCTCGGCCAGGGCTCCACGCGGCTGTACGCGACGGTGGACCTCGGCCGCGCGCGCGTGGGCCGGACGCGGGTCATCACCGGCGACCCCGTGAACCCGCGCTGGTACGAGGCGTTCCACATCTACTGCGCCCACTTCGCCTCCAACGTCGTCTTCTCCGTCAAGGCCGCGCAGCCCATCGGCGCCACGCTCATCGGCCGCGCCTACCTCCCCGTCCGGGACCTCATCGCGGGACAGGAGATCGAGCGCTCGCTCGACATCCTCAACGCCAGCAAGAAGCGGCTCCCGCACGGGCCCAAGCTACGCGTGCGCCTGCGGTTCCAGGACGTGGCCGCCGACCGCCGCGGGTGGGGCCGGGGCGTCGGCGGCGCGCGGTACCCCGGCGTGCCCTACACCTTCTTCTCGCAGCGGCCCGGGTGCAGGGTCACGCTGTACCAGGACGCGCACACGCCCGACGCGTTCGCTCCCAGGATCCCGCTCGCCGGGGGCCGCTTCTACGAGCCGGGCAGGTGCTGGGAGGACGTGTTCGACGCCATCAGCAACGCGCGCCACCTCATCTACATCACCGGATGGTCGGTTTACACTGAGATCACGCTGTTGAGGGATGGCAGCCGGCCGCGCCCCGGTGGCGACGCCACCCTCGGCGAGCTCCTGAAGCGCAAGGCAAGCGAAGGAGTGCGGGTGCTCATGCTGGTGTGGGACGACCGCACCTCCGTCGAGTCCCTCGGGATGAAGTGGGGGTTCATGAGCACGCACGACGCCGAGACGGCGGAGTACTTCCGCGGCAGCGACGTGCACTGCGTCCTCTGCCCCCGCAACCCCGACGCCGGCAGCAGCGCCGTCATGGGTGCGCAGATCGCCTACATGATCACGCACCACCAGAAGATCATCGTGGTCGACCACGAAATGCCGGCGAGGCACAGTGACCGCCGCCGCATCCTCAGCTTCGTCGGCGGCCTCGACCTCTGCGATGGCCGCTATGACACGCAGTTTCACTCCCTGTTCCGGACTCTAGATACAGCGCACCACAAGGATTTCCACCAGCCCAACCTCACTGGTGCGTCCATCAACAATGGTGGGCCGAGGGAGCCATGGCACGACATCCACTCCAAGATCGAAGGCCCAGCCGCATGGgacgtgctctacaactttgaacAGCGGTGGAGGAAGCAAGGAGGCAGCATTGATCTCCTCGTTGACCTCAAAGCTTTGGTGAACCTGATCATACCACCGTCGCCAGTGATGTTCCCGGAAGACCAGGAGACATGGAACGTGCAGCTATTCCGCTCCATTGATGGCGGTGCGTGCTATGGCTTCCCTAGCACCCCAGAGGCTGCAGCTCAATCTGGACTTGTCAGTGGCAAGAATAATGTCCTTGACAGGAGCATCCAGGATGCCTACATCCATGCCATACGCCGTGCCAAGCACTTCATTTACATCGAGAACCAGTACTTCCTTGGCAGCTCATTCGGGTGGAAAGCCGACGGCATaaagccagaggagattgaagcactgcATCTTATCCCAAGAGAGCTCTCACTGAAGATTGTGAGCAAGATTGAAGCTGGTGAGCATTTTGCAGTCTATGTTGTCCTGCCAATGTGGCCAGAAGGCCCTCCTGCTGGTGGATCGGTGCAGGCCATACTTGACTGGCAGAGGAGGACTATGGACATGATGTACAATGACATTTCTGTTGCACTTGAGGCAAAGAGGATTGACAGGAACCCGAGGGATTACCTTACATTCTTCTGCTTGGGGAACAGGGAGGTGAAGATGAGTGGTGAGTATGAACCTTCAGGTCGTCCACTTGATGGGACAGACTATGCTCGGGCACAGAATGCACGGCGCTTCATGATCTACGTTCATTCCAAGATGATGATAGGTATGCCTCCAAATATGATCAATTTCCTTGTCTAGAACTGCGGATTTACTCATATGCTGTTTCAAATTCAATCTGCTGCATCGATAGGATGTTTCAGATTTTCCATGTTCCATTCTTGTAAATATTTTAGAATCATCTTTCCAAATTCTGACACACGCAAGCTTGAATACTCAAATTCAGGTATATGTATATCCACATTGTTCTGTTCTTGCTGTCAGAACGGACTGCTGAAATTGTCACCTAGTCTTATTTTAGTTCATACACTATCAAGACACgtttcatgtggttaaagttAAATCTGTCTAACATGTAACACCCTCATGTAATTAGAAGTGCATAGTAGCTCAAATTTGCGCTTCAGGATTTATTTAAAAGAATTGTATTTCAGAACCATACATATCTTCAGTGTTCCATTCTTGCTGTCTGATATCGACATATCGTCACCTACTCTTATCAGTTCCTACACAGTTTCATGTGGTTGAAGTTTAATATTTATAACCTGTAATCTGACATTGTCTTGTTCCAGTGGACGATGAATACATCATCGTTGGATCTGCCAACATCAATCAGCGCTCAATGGATGGGGGCAGGGACTCTGAGATCGCCATGGGCGCCTACCAGCCGTGCCACCTGAACACCAAAGGCCAGGTCGCCCGAGGTCAGGTCCACGGCTTCCGGATGTCGCTGTGGTATGAGCACCTCGGTGTGCTACACGACGATTTCCTCAACCCCGGCAGCCTGGAGTGTGTTCAGAGGGTGAACCAGATGGCTGACAAGTATTGGGACCTCTACGCTAGCGATAGCCTCGACGCCGACCTCCCTGGGCACCTGCTCAGGTACCCGGTCACCGTCACGAAGGAGGGCACGGTGACAGAGCTCCCGGGGGCGAAATTCTTCCCCGACACGCAGGCGCTTGTGCTTGGGGCGCTAGGGAAATTTCCTCCTTTCCTCACTACATAGAGAAATCTTCTGAACTTGTTACCATGTGACGTTTATAGGCTGAACTGGTTGATCAGCTAGTCTGAGGTATGAAAATTTCCCGGTCCTTGCAGGGTGCATAGCGCATACTATAGTACTACTAGACTGCTGAATTTCTGAAGGAATGTGACTTGAGTTGGCTGACGCATGAGCTGCAGAAAATTCAGACTTGATTGGCTAGGATTGACTTGTTGGATCCTAGACAGGTTTTTAAAGGTTCTGGTCTGTTATGGTCAATAAACCTGCCGGTTGGTCAAATTCGTCCGAGCGTAGACTTCATCTCCTTTTCCAGTCCTTGAGCTGGAGAAGCCTTCAGCTTGCCCTGTAATCTTGAGTACTGGAGTTCAGGTGCATTCGCAAATATTAAGTTCGGAACCATGCTTCTTTGTCCCAGTGAACTGGTACGTGCTTGCTGAATTGCTAGATGataatatctttttttttcctttgaaaATTTACCATGGATGGTACTAGATTGGTTAAAATTTTctcacctaaaaaattttcatccatatccatcccatcgaatctttggtcacatgcatgaaacattaaatgtagataaaaaataaactaattacacagttttgttgaaaatcacgagacgaatcttttaagcctagttagtccatgattagccttaagtgctacagtaaccctaACCCATATgtactaatgatagattaattatgcttaatagatttgttttgcagtttctagacgagctatgtaatttattttttttatgagtttctaaaaacccctctcgACATACtttcgacacatccgatgtgacacctaaaaatttttcatctccaatctaaacaggccctaatagTAGTAGAAAAATAAGGAAAAGACAGTTATATTTCATAGAATATCCTGAGATTACAAGAAGCATTTCCAAAGGTAGGTAGGAGTATCATAATCTCTGGTCAGAAATGGAGGGACATTGGTGTCATGTCATTCATTGACTTCTTTATTTTTTTGCTGGTCCAGTCTTTGATGGAAGAGGAAATGGTGTGGTGATTGGTGAGCGCTGATCACTTGATCATCGGTGACCATCTTTGGAGTTTGGACCAGTTGATGCTTTCAGCTTTTCTTGCCCTCCTCATTTGATTCCTTTCCTTTTCTTCTGCATCAAGCCGGTTCCTTCCAGTTTATTCCCTCGTTCTCTGTATGACTGTATCCACCAATTTCACCCTCGTTTAAAGTGGATGCACGCTTTAGGGCAGCAAAGATACGATACTATACGATCTTAAGCATACTTTCTGCATCACCAAATCTCacgtctaaggccttgtttagttctccaaaaattttacaaaatttttcagatcctccatcacatcaaatctttagacgtatgcatagagtattaaacatagacgaaaataaaaactaattgcacagtttggtcggaattgacgagacgaatcttttaagtctacttagtccatgattggacaatatttgtcaaatacaaacgaaagtgataccgTGTcgatttccaaaaatttttggaactaaacaaggcctaaatattgTTCTAATACTTTCTTCATTGCCTCAGGCCAGTCTCAAAGTAGTTTTATTAGAGTTTCATATacattaaatatgctaatgTGACACTATATTAATgatgaagagagatgataagagtttaatGAGAATAAAGATAGTCATAGGGATAAAACTCTTTTGCACTATTTTTACAATATGGATATGTTAAAAACTGAATCACAAA is part of the Sorghum bicolor cultivar BTx623 chromosome 10, Sorghum_bicolor_NCBIv3, whole genome shotgun sequence genome and harbors:
- the LOC8065077 gene encoding phospholipase D alpha 2, with translation MAHLLLHGTLDATILEADHLTNPTRATGGAPGIFRKFVEGFEESLGLGQGSTRLYATVDLGRARVGRTRVITGDPVNPRWYEAFHIYCAHFASNVVFSVKAAQPIGATLIGRAYLPVRDLIAGQEIERSLDILNASKKRLPHGPKLRVRLRFQDVAADRRGWGRGVGGARYPGVPYTFFSQRPGCRVTLYQDAHTPDAFAPRIPLAGGRFYEPGRCWEDVFDAISNARHLIYITGWSVYTEITLLRDGSRPRPGGDATLGELLKRKASEGVRVLMLVWDDRTSVESLGMKWGFMSTHDAETAEYFRGSDVHCVLCPRNPDAGSSAVMGAQIAYMITHHQKIIVVDHEMPARHSDRRRILSFVGGLDLCDGRYDTQFHSLFRTLDTAHHKDFHQPNLTGASINNGGPREPWHDIHSKIEGPAAWDVLYNFEQRWRKQGGSIDLLVDLKALVNLIIPPSPVMFPEDQETWNVQLFRSIDGGACYGFPSTPEAAAQSGLVSGKNNVLDRSIQDAYIHAIRRAKHFIYIENQYFLGSSFGWKADGIKPEEIEALHLIPRELSLKIVSKIEAGEHFAVYVVLPMWPEGPPAGGSVQAILDWQRRTMDMMYNDISVALEAKRIDRNPRDYLTFFCLGNREVKMSGEYEPSGRPLDGTDYARAQNARRFMIYVHSKMMIVDDEYIIVGSANINQRSMDGGRDSEIAMGAYQPCHLNTKGQVARGQVHGFRMSLWYEHLGVLHDDFLNPGSLECVQRVNQMADKYWDLYASDSLDADLPGHLLRYPVTVTKEGTVTELPGAKFFPDTQALVLGALGKFPPFLTT